The DNA segment GCCTGGCGATCCCACTGATCCTCTGGGCCGGCCTCAAACTGGGGGCCACCACCAACCCGGAATACTTCACCCTGGGCCTGGGCATCGCCGTCAATAATCCGGTGCTCGCGCTGCTCGCCTACGTCGGCGGCCTTTCCGCCGCCAGCGGTCTGATCATTGTCCTCACACTTGCCCTTTCCGGGATGGCACTCAACCACCTGGTGCTGCCGCTATATCAACCGCCGGCCGAGGGCAATATCTACCGCTGGCTTAAGTGGACCCGCCGCACGCTGATCGCCTTCATCATCATGGCCGGCTACGGCTTCTACCTGCTGCTGGGTGCCGAGCAGGATCTATCCAACCTCGGCATCGTCGCCTTCGTCGCCACCCTGCAGTTCCTCCCCGGCGCGCTCTCGGTGCTTTACTGGCCGACCGCCAACCGCCGCGGCTTCATCGCTGGCCTGCTGGCGGGCTTCATCGTCTGGCTGTTCGCCATGCTGCTGCCGCTGGTGGGCAACCTGCAGGGCGTCTACCTGCCGCTGTTCAACGCTATCTACGTGCTCGACGACACCAGTTGGCACATCGCAGCCATCGCCTCCCTCGCCGCCAACGTGCTGATCTTCACCCTGGTATCGCTCTTCACTGAAGCCAGCACCGAAGAACGCAGCGCCGCCGAGGCCTGCACCGTGGACAACGTCCGCCGACCGCAACGACGCGAACTGGTGGCCAGCTCACCCCAGGAATTCGCCACCCAACTGGCCAAGCCCCTGGGCGCGAAGACCGCACAAAAGGAAGTGGAACAGGCGCTGCGCGACCTGCACTTGCCCTTCGACGAGCGCCGGCCCTATGCCCTGCGCCGCCTGCGCGACCGCATCGAAGCCAACCTCTCCGGCCTGATGGGCCCCAGCGTGGCCCAGGACATGGTGGAAACCTTCCTGCCCTACAAATCCGGCAGCGAGGGTTACGTCACCGAAGACATTCACTTCATCGAAAGCCGGCTGGAGGATTACCACTCACGCCTCACCGGCCTTGCCGCCGAGCTGGACGCCCTGCGCCGCTATCACCGGCAGACCTTGCAGGAACTGCCCATGGGCGTCTGCTCCCTGGCCAAGGATCAGGAAATCCTCATGTGGAACCGCGCCATGGAAGAGCTGACCGAGATTCCGGCTCAGCGCGTGGTGGGGTCGCGCCTGTCCACCATCGCCGATCCCTGGAAGGGCCTGCTGGAAGGCTTCATCAACCTGCCCGATGAACACCTGCACAAACAGCGTCTGACCCTGGACGGTCAGGCCCGCGCACTGAACCTGCACAAGGCGGCGATCGAAGAGCCCCTGGCTCCAGGCAGCAGCGGCCTCGTACTGCTCGTGGAAGACGTGACCGATACGCAGTTGCTGGAAGACAAACTGGTGCACTCGGAGCGCCTGGCTTCCATCGGGCGCCTGGCGGCCGGTGTGGCCCATGAGATCGGCAACCCTATCACCGGCATCGCCTGCCTGGCGCAGAACCTGCGCGAAGAACGTGAGGGCGATGCCGAGATCAAGGAACTCAGCAGCCAGATCCTCGAACAGACCAAGCGCGTGACCCGCATCGTCCAGTCACTGATGAGCTTCGCCCATGCCGGCGGCCGCCAACAGGCCAGCGAACCGGTTTGCCTGGCGGAGGTGGCACAAGATGCAATCGGGCTGTTGTCGCTGAACAAGCGCAGCGTCGAGGTGAACTTCTTCAACCTCTGCGAGCCGCACCACATAGCCGAGGGCGATCCGCAGCGCCTCGCCCAGGTCCTCATCAACCTGCTGTCCAACGCCCGCGACGCCTCGCCTGTTGGCAGCGCCATCCGTGTGCGCAGCGAAGCTTCGGAGCACACCGTTGACCTCATCGTCGAAGACGAAGGCAGCGGGATTCCGAAGGCGATCATGGACCGCCTTTTCGAACCTTTCTTCACCACCAAGGACCCAGGGAAAGGGACCGGCCTTGGCCTTGCACTGGTCTATTCGATCGTGGAAGAGCATTATGGACAGATAACCATCGAAAGCCCGGCCGACTCCGAGCACCAGCGCGGCACCCGAATCAGGGTGACGCTGCCTCGTTTTGTCGAAGCGACATACGCCGTGAGCTGAGACCGTCTAGAGAGCCGAATTAATGCCACATATTCTGATCGTCGAAGACGAAACCATCATTCGCTCTGCCCTGCGACGCCTGCTGGAACGCAACC comes from the Pseudomonas sp. TCU-HL1 genome and includes:
- a CDS encoding sensor histidine kinase → MLMSFSLTQLILISAAYLLALFGVAWLSDRGFVPRWIIRHPLTYTLSLGVYASAWAFYGTVGLAYQYGYGFLASYLGVSGAFLLAPVLLYPILRITRTYQLSSLADLFAFRFRSTWAGALTTVIMIIGVLPLLALQIQAVADSIGILTREPVHNRVALSFCALITLFTILFGARHIATREKHAGLVFAIAFESVVKLVALGSIGLYALYGVFDGPRELELWLLQNQEALSTLHTPLQEGPWRTLLLVFFASAIVMPHMYHMTFTENLNPRAMVSASWGLPLFLLLMSLAIPLILWAGLKLGATTNPEYFTLGLGIAVNNPVLALLAYVGGLSAASGLIIVLTLALSGMALNHLVLPLYQPPAEGNIYRWLKWTRRTLIAFIIMAGYGFYLLLGAEQDLSNLGIVAFVATLQFLPGALSVLYWPTANRRGFIAGLLAGFIVWLFAMLLPLVGNLQGVYLPLFNAIYVLDDTSWHIAAIASLAANVLIFTLVSLFTEASTEERSAAEACTVDNVRRPQRRELVASSPQEFATQLAKPLGAKTAQKEVEQALRDLHLPFDERRPYALRRLRDRIEANLSGLMGPSVAQDMVETFLPYKSGSEGYVTEDIHFIESRLEDYHSRLTGLAAELDALRRYHRQTLQELPMGVCSLAKDQEILMWNRAMEELTEIPAQRVVGSRLSTIADPWKGLLEGFINLPDEHLHKQRLTLDGQARALNLHKAAIEEPLAPGSSGLVLLVEDVTDTQLLEDKLVHSERLASIGRLAAGVAHEIGNPITGIACLAQNLREEREGDAEIKELSSQILEQTKRVTRIVQSLMSFAHAGGRQQASEPVCLAEVAQDAIGLLSLNKRSVEVNFFNLCEPHHIAEGDPQRLAQVLINLLSNARDASPVGSAIRVRSEASEHTVDLIVEDEGSGIPKAIMDRLFEPFFTTKDPGKGTGLGLALVYSIVEEHYGQITIESPADSEHQRGTRIRVTLPRFVEATYAVS